Proteins encoded by one window of Dokdonella sp.:
- a CDS encoding glycosyltransferase codes for MVAEAFAQPRWDGQRLEIPPAWGPRVALDIDGHWFCDIEADGDGRLGLDLPFTPSGRDEFSPCIRSARDGEVLWPREIGTAPCSFAAHDDGSRRVAFEAEPMRAEVVVIVPVYNAPDAVRACLDSVLAHTSGRTRLLVIDDASTDPAIALLLAGLEGRPGVRVLANARNLGFTATANRGIAEAGDADVVLLNADTVVGPNWLTGLRRAVHAGDAIATATAVSDNAGAFSVPELERANPPPPAWSVADTARALWQQAGHAYPELPTGNGFCLYIRRAVIDAVGMLDEAAFPQGYGEENDFCQRASARGWRHVIAGNVFVHHARSQSFGAERRQALGRAGMAVLRERWPDYEREVGATLHSFARRVLDWRVRRCYALAERGWRARPRALVFGAVDAVPTAFEAWQADWRDAALIVTHDDDGATREERIGTDAASLAAWLEYAAIELVDLGEDASPAAVALRVQAQRLGIAVTDVLASAGTNGYTVAVCASRSFPDPRA; via the coding sequence ATGGTGGCTGAAGCCTTCGCACAACCGCGATGGGATGGGCAGCGGCTGGAGATTCCGCCTGCCTGGGGCCCACGCGTCGCGCTGGACATCGACGGCCACTGGTTCTGCGACATCGAAGCCGATGGCGACGGCCGCCTCGGTCTCGACCTGCCATTCACGCCGAGCGGCCGCGATGAGTTCTCGCCGTGCATCCGCAGCGCGCGCGACGGCGAAGTGCTGTGGCCGCGCGAAATCGGGACGGCCCCGTGCAGCTTCGCCGCACACGATGACGGCAGCCGCAGGGTGGCCTTCGAGGCCGAACCGATGCGCGCCGAAGTCGTGGTCATCGTGCCGGTGTACAACGCGCCGGACGCCGTGCGCGCCTGTCTGGACAGCGTGCTCGCCCACACCAGCGGGCGCACGCGCCTGCTCGTCATCGATGATGCCAGCACCGACCCGGCGATCGCCCTGCTGCTCGCCGGCCTGGAAGGCCGCCCCGGCGTGCGCGTGCTGGCGAATGCGCGCAACCTCGGTTTCACCGCAACCGCCAACCGCGGCATCGCAGAAGCCGGTGATGCCGACGTGGTCCTGCTCAATGCCGACACCGTGGTCGGACCGAACTGGCTGACCGGCCTGCGTCGGGCCGTGCATGCTGGCGACGCCATCGCCACGGCGACGGCGGTGTCGGACAACGCCGGCGCGTTTTCCGTACCCGAGCTGGAACGCGCCAACCCGCCGCCACCGGCGTGGTCGGTCGCCGACACCGCACGCGCGCTGTGGCAACAGGCCGGCCATGCCTATCCCGAACTGCCGACCGGCAACGGCTTCTGCCTGTACATCCGCCGTGCCGTCATCGATGCCGTCGGCATGCTCGACGAGGCCGCCTTTCCGCAGGGCTACGGCGAGGAGAACGATTTCTGCCAGCGCGCCAGCGCGCGCGGCTGGCGTCATGTCATCGCCGGCAATGTCTTCGTCCATCACGCACGCAGCCAGAGTTTCGGCGCTGAGCGCCGTCAAGCGCTCGGCCGCGCCGGCATGGCCGTGCTGCGCGAACGTTGGCCGGATTACGAACGCGAGGTCGGCGCCACCTTGCATTCGTTCGCACGGCGCGTGCTCGATTGGCGTGTGCGGCGCTGCTACGCGCTGGCCGAACGCGGCTGGCGCGCGCGCCCGCGCGCGCTCGTGTTCGGTGCTGTCGACGCGGTGCCCACAGCATTCGAAGCGTGGCAGGCGGACTGGCGCGACGCTGCACTGATCGTCACGCATGACGACGACGGCGCCACGCGCGAGGAGCGCATCGGCACCGATGCGGCCAGCCTCGCCGCTTGGCTCGAATACGCGGCGATCGAACTGGTCGACCTCGGTGAGGATGCTTCGCCGGCAGCCGTAGCCCTGCGCGTGCAGGCCCAACGCCTCGGCATCGCTGTCACCGATGTGCTTGCGTCGGCCGGCACGAACGGCTACACCGTCGCCGTTTGCGCCTCGCGCAGTTTTCCGGATCCCCGCGCATGA
- a CDS encoding ABC transporter permease, translating to MHQHVFELIRFSTYAELRAERARSYLGLIWWVAEPAMMMAAFWLVFEFILKTGGPDYLPFLLIGLTVWQWMKSCITHGGYAIWTNLGLIRQARLPVLVFPLVQMFADTIKFFYIFALLLVILWVAGYPPNLAYFALPVLFVTVFLFAAGAGFLVAAIVPLVPDLRFVIEQVLTMVMFLSGVVFSLGQLRSPLREIFALNPVATLVDATRGVLMRGEWPDWMALAKVAAISAVVCMIGILVVRRLAPRYPKLAA from the coding sequence ATGCATCAGCACGTTTTCGAACTGATCCGCTTCAGCACCTACGCAGAACTGCGCGCCGAGCGGGCGCGCAGCTATCTCGGCCTGATCTGGTGGGTCGCCGAGCCGGCGATGATGATGGCCGCGTTCTGGCTCGTCTTCGAGTTCATCCTGAAGACCGGCGGTCCCGACTATCTGCCGTTCCTGTTGATCGGCCTGACCGTCTGGCAATGGATGAAGTCGTGCATCACGCACGGTGGCTACGCGATCTGGACCAATCTCGGCCTGATCCGCCAGGCCCGCCTGCCCGTGCTGGTGTTCCCGCTCGTGCAGATGTTCGCCGACACCATCAAGTTCTTCTACATCTTCGCCCTGCTGCTGGTGATCCTGTGGGTCGCTGGCTACCCACCGAACCTGGCCTATTTCGCCCTGCCCGTGCTGTTCGTGACGGTGTTCCTGTTTGCCGCCGGTGCCGGCTTCCTGGTCGCCGCGATCGTGCCACTGGTCCCGGATCTGCGTTTCGTCATCGAACAGGTGCTGACCATGGTGATGTTCCTGTCCGGCGTGGTGTTCTCGCTGGGCCAGTTGCGCTCGCCGCTGCGCGAGATCTTTGCGCTGAACCCGGTCGCCACCCTGGTCGATGCCACGCGGGGCGTACTCATGCGTGGCGAATGGCCGGACTGGATGGCCCTGGCCAAGGTGGCGGCGATCTCGGCGGTGGTCTGCATGATCGGCATCCTGGTCGTGCGCCGGCTTGCACCGCGCTATCCGAAACTGGCGGCCTGA
- a CDS encoding ABC transporter ATP-binding protein, which produces MSDTLIELDHVGVAFNAQRRLGSGAFWALEDVSLQLRRGERLGVIGRNGAGKSTLLRVLAGILAPDRGAVKRGAASCQLLALALGFVPYLSGRDNAILSGLMIGLRQRDIVARLPAIREFSELGDFFDQPIASYSSGMVMRLGFSVAIQAEPDVLLIDEVLAVGDAEFQEKSGNALKERMRQGQTVVLVSHDEKQVTGLCDRLLWIEHGRSVLEGDRDAVYEAYRRELHLASPEAPK; this is translated from the coding sequence ATGTCGGATACCCTCATCGAACTCGATCACGTCGGCGTTGCCTTCAACGCACAGCGGCGGCTCGGCAGCGGTGCGTTCTGGGCACTGGAAGACGTCAGCCTGCAACTCCGACGTGGCGAGCGACTCGGCGTGATCGGCCGCAACGGTGCCGGCAAGAGCACCCTGCTGCGCGTGCTCGCCGGCATCCTTGCGCCGGACCGCGGCGCGGTGAAGCGTGGCGCCGCGTCATGTCAGTTGCTCGCGCTCGCGCTCGGCTTCGTGCCCTACCTGTCCGGGCGCGACAACGCGATCCTGTCCGGGTTGATGATCGGCCTGCGCCAGCGCGACATCGTCGCGCGCCTGCCGGCGATCCGCGAGTTCTCCGAACTCGGCGATTTCTTCGACCAGCCGATCGCCAGCTACTCTTCCGGCATGGTCATGCGCCTCGGCTTCTCAGTGGCGATCCAGGCCGAGCCCGACGTGCTGCTGATCGACGAGGTGCTCGCCGTCGGCGATGCCGAGTTCCAGGAGAAATCCGGCAACGCGCTGAAGGAGCGCATGCGCCAGGGCCAGACGGTCGTGTTGGTCAGCCATGACGAGAAGCAGGTGACCGGATTGTGTGATCGGTTGTTGTGGATCGAACACGGACGCAGCGTGCTCGAGGGTGACCGCGACGCGGTATACGAAGCCTATCGCCGCGAGCTGCATCTGGCATCGCCGGAAGCACCGAAATGA
- a CDS encoding GDP-mannose 4,6-dehydratase, which translates to MTLALVTGIGGQDGAWLAARLLQDGVQVIGTHRPSSTAGNWRLDELGIAAHPRLRLVALDPGDAAACRQLVADIAPDVIYHLAGQSRVADSFRDPLGSVAVNGIGTLNLLEAMRRHAPDSHFVLAASAEIFGTAPAPQDETTPPQAASPYGLSKLVAHAAIGAWRASFGLTASSAILFNHESELRDEAFVTRKISRAAARIALGREHDIALGNLDAQRDFGYAPEYMDALVAMGAREPGDDYVLATGHAASVREFATAAFAAAGIELEWSGQGLAETARDRRDGRVRVRVDPTLLRPVDAPLLVGNAHKARKLLGFAPRVGLAELTRRMVEADLARERAMQGG; encoded by the coding sequence ATGACCCTCGCGCTCGTCACCGGCATTGGTGGACAAGACGGTGCCTGGCTCGCCGCACGCCTGCTGCAAGACGGCGTGCAGGTGATCGGCACGCATCGGCCGTCGAGCACGGCCGGCAACTGGCGACTCGACGAACTCGGTATCGCCGCACACCCGCGCCTGCGCCTGGTCGCACTCGACCCCGGCGATGCCGCAGCCTGCCGCCAGCTCGTCGCCGACATCGCACCGGATGTGATCTACCATCTGGCCGGACAATCTCGCGTGGCCGACTCGTTCCGCGACCCGCTCGGCAGCGTCGCCGTCAACGGCATCGGCACCCTGAACCTGCTCGAGGCGATGCGCCGGCACGCGCCTGACAGCCACTTCGTGCTCGCCGCCAGCGCAGAGATCTTCGGCACCGCGCCGGCACCGCAGGACGAAACGACACCGCCACAGGCCGCCTCGCCCTACGGCCTGTCCAAGCTCGTCGCGCATGCCGCGATCGGTGCCTGGCGTGCCAGCTTCGGCCTCACCGCGAGCAGTGCGATCCTGTTCAACCACGAATCGGAGCTGCGCGACGAAGCCTTCGTCACGCGCAAGATCAGCCGCGCTGCGGCACGCATCGCGCTTGGCCGCGAGCACGACATCGCGCTCGGCAACCTCGACGCACAACGCGACTTCGGCTACGCGCCCGAATACATGGATGCTCTGGTCGCCATGGGCGCGCGCGAACCGGGCGATGACTACGTGCTCGCCACCGGCCATGCGGCGAGCGTGCGCGAATTCGCCACTGCCGCGTTCGCCGCCGCCGGCATCGAGCTGGAATGGTCGGGACAGGGCCTCGCCGAAACCGCGCGAGACCGTCGCGACGGTCGCGTGCGCGTGCGCGTCGATCCGACCCTGTTGCGTCCGGTCGACGCGCCGCTGCTGGTCGGCAACGCGCACAAGGCGCGCAAGCTACTCGGTTTCGCGCCGCGCGTCGGCCTCGCCGAACTGACCCGGCGCATGGTCGAAGCCGATCTCGCGCGCGAGCGCGCCATGCAGGGCGGCTGA
- a CDS encoding glycosyltransferase: protein MRGTALIVLAWNQWPLTRNCLDTLLGTDLDGAEIIVVDNGSSDDTPSALADFAGRVRIVRLEENLGFVRGMNAGIDAARPGDDVVLLNNDLEFTQRDWLGRLRDAAYARADHGIVGCRLLGAAGDDHLRHLASFIEPETLWGQQTESGIQERDVGQYRRLRHVQGIAFAVAYIRRDCLERIGGLDEVFHSYFEDTDYCLRAADAGIATVTAGAVTLRHVQHGSTRDDGGFRKRLWEDSKAAFAARWQQRLRDLRRGSLHWTGPTRHIHASADFTRDLVWRLDARGLRMSYASGSRAELAEITDYRLALAAARTQEGTPDISLACLPRLTAAPVPARLHTALAFSEDLRLGEDEVLAGNAYDRLFVPDEHQADVFRRSGIRTRIDVLDPGIDIDYFHPDVPSPRRSDCRYVFLSIASELERDAPDVLVRAFRRAFEASDPVELLLYIEPSDDEFAIREALAPLLTPLNGGCVRLLAGTGFPRYQRGRLFAAADAYASARRGGGWDLDARRAIASGRPLIAPAYGSQHALVMQWGHAVAHVTDRASGRTGRAGWIDVDPETLARALRAAFEERSERGRHARDQALQFAQGHGLDAGADRLVERLDEAGVLKPAAPRPPPHRPADTTQPSGQIVVLGMHRSGTSSVGGLLALFGAWPGPTERLLRGDDNPKGHFEHGELHMACLRRLEAAGGDWKRPPREAPPAAIDAFRREAAAVLDTLDGRRPWFIKEPRLCLLARELLPLLTHPVFVHVAREPLAVAESLARRDAMDRDEALALWEHYTREAFATSTGWKRVLVDYDALLADPVTTARRLFDELVAAGVQGLHRPDAATIRAWIEAPARAPSTLPADALSPAQSTLRSALADRSILDLADGG, encoded by the coding sequence ATGCGCGGCACCGCGCTCATCGTGCTGGCCTGGAACCAGTGGCCGCTGACCCGGAACTGCCTCGACACCCTGCTCGGGACGGATCTCGATGGCGCCGAGATCATCGTCGTCGACAACGGCTCCAGCGACGATACGCCATCGGCGCTGGCCGACTTCGCCGGTCGCGTGCGCATCGTGCGCCTCGAGGAAAACCTCGGTTTCGTGCGTGGCATGAACGCCGGCATCGACGCCGCACGCCCCGGCGACGATGTCGTGCTGCTCAACAACGACCTGGAGTTCACCCAACGCGACTGGCTCGGCCGCTTGCGCGACGCGGCCTATGCGCGTGCCGACCACGGCATCGTCGGCTGCCGCCTGCTCGGCGCTGCCGGGGACGATCACCTCCGTCATCTGGCAAGCTTCATCGAGCCGGAGACGCTGTGGGGCCAGCAGACCGAGTCCGGCATCCAGGAGCGCGACGTCGGCCAGTACCGGCGCCTGCGCCATGTCCAGGGCATCGCCTTCGCCGTCGCCTACATCCGCCGCGACTGCCTCGAACGCATCGGTGGGCTCGACGAGGTCTTCCACAGCTATTTCGAAGACACCGACTACTGCCTGCGCGCCGCCGACGCGGGCATCGCCACCGTGACCGCCGGCGCAGTCACACTGCGGCACGTGCAGCATGGCTCGACGCGCGACGACGGTGGCTTCCGCAAACGGCTTTGGGAGGACAGCAAGGCTGCGTTCGCGGCGCGCTGGCAGCAACGCCTGCGTGACCTGCGACGTGGCTCCTTGCACTGGACCGGTCCGACACGCCACATCCATGCCAGCGCCGATTTCACCCGTGACCTCGTCTGGCGTCTCGACGCGCGCGGCTTGCGCATGAGCTATGCGTCGGGCAGCCGCGCCGAACTCGCGGAGATCACCGACTACCGCCTCGCCCTGGCGGCCGCACGCACGCAGGAGGGCACACCAGATATCAGTCTGGCGTGCCTGCCGCGCCTCACCGCGGCGCCGGTGCCGGCACGACTGCATACCGCCCTCGCTTTCAGTGAGGATCTGCGGCTTGGAGAGGACGAGGTCCTTGCCGGCAACGCCTATGACCGCCTGTTCGTTCCCGACGAGCACCAAGCCGATGTGTTCCGCCGCTCCGGCATCCGCACGCGCATCGACGTGCTCGATCCCGGCATCGACATCGACTACTTTCATCCCGATGTGCCATCCCCACGCCGCAGCGATTGCCGCTACGTGTTCCTTTCGATTGCCAGCGAACTGGAACGCGATGCCCCGGACGTGCTGGTGCGCGCCTTCCGCCGCGCCTTCGAGGCCAGCGATCCAGTCGAACTCCTGCTCTACATCGAGCCAAGCGACGATGAATTCGCGATCCGCGAGGCGCTGGCACCGTTGCTCACCCCTCTCAATGGCGGCTGCGTGCGCCTGCTCGCCGGCACCGGCTTTCCGCGCTACCAACGCGGCCGGCTGTTCGCCGCCGCGGACGCCTATGCAAGCGCGCGCCGTGGCGGCGGCTGGGATCTCGATGCGCGCCGTGCGATCGCTTCGGGTCGACCTCTCATCGCCCCTGCGTACGGCAGCCAACACGCACTGGTCATGCAGTGGGGGCATGCGGTCGCCCATGTGACCGATCGGGCCAGTGGCCGAACCGGCCGGGCTGGCTGGATCGACGTCGACCCGGAGACGCTGGCACGAGCACTGCGTGCTGCATTCGAGGAACGCAGCGAACGCGGGCGCCACGCACGCGATCAGGCGTTGCAGTTTGCGCAGGGGCATGGGCTCGATGCCGGCGCTGATCGTCTCGTCGAACGACTCGACGAAGCCGGCGTGCTGAAACCCGCAGCCCCGCGCCCACCGCCCCACCGCCCCGCCGATACCACGCAACCTTCCGGCCAGATCGTCGTGCTCGGCATGCACCGTTCGGGCACGTCGAGCGTCGGCGGCCTGCTCGCCTTGTTCGGCGCCTGGCCAGGACCGACCGAGCGCCTGCTGCGCGGCGACGACAATCCGAAGGGCCACTTCGAGCACGGCGAACTGCACATGGCCTGCCTGCGCCGCCTCGAAGCGGCCGGCGGCGACTGGAAACGGCCGCCGCGCGAAGCGCCGCCGGCCGCGATCGACGCATTCCGCCGCGAAGCCGCCGCCGTGCTGGATACGCTCGACGGACGGCGTCCGTGGTTCATCAAGGAACCGCGCCTGTGCCTGCTCGCGCGCGAACTGCTGCCGCTGCTGACCCATCCGGTGTTCGTGCACGTCGCGCGCGAACCGCTCGCCGTCGCCGAATCGCTTGCACGCCGCGACGCCATGGACCGCGACGAGGCACTCGCCCTGTGGGAGCACTACACGCGCGAGGCCTTCGCCACGAGCACCGGCTGGAAGCGCGTGCTGGTCGACTACGACGCCCTGCTCGCCGATCCGGTCACCACCGCCCGGCGCCTGTTCGACGAGCTCGTCGCTGCCGGCGTGCAAGGCCTGCACCGGCCCGATGCGGCGACGATCCGCGCCTGGATCGAAGCGCCCGCGCGCGCGCCGTCGACCCTGCCGGCCGATGCCCTGAGTCCCGCGCAGTCCACGCTGCGGTCGGCGCTCGCCGACCGCTCGATCCTCGACCTCGCCGATGGTGGCTGA
- a CDS encoding glycosyltransferase family 1 protein — protein sequence MRVILNVDAITAPLTGIGRYALELAHGLARHAAVEELRLYSAFRWVDDPAHALAANRTIAQLRRSIPFKTQALELYTHLRAALFRAHTRRLRGYLLHTPNYVLMPFDGPSATTVHDLSAFNYPETHPVERVRFLERHLPRTLERAAVVLTDSRFIADEIHLRLGVPRAKLRTVALGVDPSYRPRGNDELDAALAVHGLVAGAYLLVVATQEPRKNLVRLVRAYAALPAALRRHSPLVIVGARGWLNKELERTLGPLEASGAARRLGYVDENALPLIYAGARAFAFPSLYEGFGLPVLEAMASGVPVLTSNVSSLPEVGVDIALGVDPLDEDALRNGLERILDDEPWRSGAITRGPLHAQQFPWSRCVDETVAVYEEVAGNGE from the coding sequence ATGCGCGTCATTCTCAACGTCGACGCGATCACCGCGCCGCTGACCGGCATCGGCCGCTACGCACTCGAACTCGCCCATGGCCTGGCTCGTCACGCCGCGGTCGAGGAACTGCGCCTGTATTCCGCGTTCCGCTGGGTCGACGACCCTGCCCACGCGCTCGCCGCGAACCGCACCATCGCCCAGCTTCGTCGCAGCATCCCGTTCAAGACACAGGCGCTCGAGCTCTACACGCATCTGCGTGCAGCGCTGTTCCGTGCGCATACGCGGCGCCTGCGCGGTTACCTGCTGCACACGCCGAACTACGTGCTGATGCCGTTCGACGGGCCGAGCGCGACGACCGTGCACGACCTGTCCGCGTTCAACTATCCAGAAACGCATCCGGTCGAACGGGTGCGCTTCCTCGAACGCCATCTGCCCCGCACGCTCGAGCGCGCCGCAGTCGTGCTCACCGATTCTCGCTTCATCGCCGACGAGATCCACCTCCGCCTCGGCGTGCCGCGTGCGAAGTTGCGCACGGTCGCGCTCGGCGTCGATCCGTCCTATCGGCCGCGCGGGAACGACGAACTCGACGCGGCACTCGCCGTTCATGGTCTCGTCGCCGGCGCTTACCTGCTCGTCGTGGCCACCCAGGAGCCGCGCAAGAACCTGGTGCGGCTGGTGCGCGCCTACGCCGCCCTGCCGGCCGCGCTGCGCAGGCACTCACCGTTGGTCATCGTCGGTGCGCGTGGCTGGCTCAACAAGGAACTCGAACGCACCCTCGGTCCGCTCGAGGCGAGCGGTGCGGCACGGCGGCTCGGCTACGTCGACGAGAACGCGCTGCCGTTGATCTATGCCGGTGCGCGCGCCTTCGCGTTCCCGTCGCTGTACGAGGGTTTCGGCCTGCCTGTGCTCGAGGCGATGGCGAGCGGCGTGCCGGTGCTGACCTCGAATGTTTCCTCATTGCCGGAAGTCGGTGTCGACATCGCCCTCGGGGTCGACCCGCTCGACGAGGACGCCCTGCGCAACGGCCTCGAACGCATCCTCGACGACGAACCCTGGCGCAGCGGCGCCATCACGCGTGGACCCCTGCATGCGCAGCAGTTCCCGTGGTCGCGGTGTGTGGACGAGACGGTGGCGGTCTATGAAGAAGTTGCCGGGAATGGGGAATAG